The Daphnia pulex isolate KAP4 chromosome 3, ASM2113471v1 genome includes a region encoding these proteins:
- the LOC124190531 gene encoding titin-like isoform X2 — MAPEFSKGKTLVVLAIVIGCFAILWPKIFYPMFQGPVAPTTIEQQPPIIKERDPSGALCCGVVFESDASSAAFLNELCSQVLKKREGIPPERSLSLCHHELMNKCGIDLEDVVKSDVDGAVVDRRLSSKFHGRVRAQNLTSCLEINFGIDENLVRAKKSYHRPSDVLYPRHMRPERPPHLHPDMMHPALREKGRVIPPTRTIAKEAKPGPMPGMRPPMGGAPHIVSPSSPGSGGMGILMPIYTVGIIVFFLYTMMKIMFKKPVTEDESEPRIKDFHMDGEHRKFLFSEEYCSGVSGPVSEMTVKEYAILQEQQRQLLLQQQRRSRSKTPELFARKDEELKTIPEDVCRKTEVASEESICKTEPAQVEEESEMEEVVEEVIIPRSPKMDTAGKPIGQWYLPPGFDGTGPAGSESADENETGSDIDLNDADERSLRLAFAALKAQKEEEVDQLRRRLEETERAMERICRQMGDVTDKLSTSAVADLLTPQLSSDKTNEELADETSQECKPCQPEEAVEELKSECAQQEEEPKELPVIISVVQSSEEKQDPVEEVFTETSAAESESFLRSFVRRLPSERQPSEIFEEEAVIEESLPATTSEVESPVAIEETAIEEKLTSEIEFAQEKPCTQEEEVTKSEIESEPAPEIESVQEQSAVQEEEISEPCTEELLKSEPVQELVKSQDGESSLQENVKLEPEVESVEEAVQEEECQLPVEETVQEKVSAEVESAPEKSVTQEEESSQLEESEPVYEPISSKEEESRETVEEITETPAVQEPVNEEECRYKVEETVEEVPKSQVESVSEPAKEEESVSKIEETAGEEQSTREGECIQEESTSTDETIFESSETVQVQEEEIQSPVEEAVQEETANEVQSSVVQDEEISEPCVEESFASELEPVQELGRPEETILESPEAVQVQEEESQLPVEEEVQEATASKVESSSEQLVAQEEEISQPIEEKTELESVETTLETSEAVKVQEEEIQPQVEEAVQKVVTTEVESLPEKSIAEEKEIYEPVKEEEICEPVKEEEICESVKEDESVSQIEEEAILESPEAVKVQEEESQLQIEETVQELTATEVESAPEKSVMQEEEICEPCSEATQQPEEEFVQVQKEECQTVEAEPEIESVEELIKEEESSIPELTAEEPAQEDKQESQCQPEETLEEVTETEATHEITNSEEGESSLMDAETIEEILESEIESGNDLTVAEDEHTNIEDITEDTLEIETESVPQIPDDAAEENQNKVEVQQPETQVESVQPNAVMEEIQPKVEETVIQTPCSKLKLEESGVKSARQGSEERRMTVNVCGMELTACMEDCGKMPTDLLPKMSDKSHAVKHEPSDKIPSVFLDTTIPHDSHLVVSEAECSAEVVPPEDLDLDENEYESSPVVLSGKMTLSVIGMELNAETPEIQEEPLYTVEEPDAPRVRFSEPTDRIFLIPVDPEEELIPDDSHDEFHAEEDDEQVENPTVTYRPPTPPLQHLVDPEDAEFLTYDQLEEVGEVDSPTEETEHEYQAEIPVPLTPVPESLAEHLTEEADAVCPKDSTVPVVIPAEIDQTLIDAVESQIISTEEKEALTESKNQVTDVAADYVDKIEVIPAVDEHASIGQMVQQIRVALEESASKIAEGFLKTEDSKLDAEEETAARPEVISLEVDQEIEERADSTKVPEQSRSVQNALDEMVDSIITESIVDSVAESLRRDGGCDTLIEDATASLERPEQVSDLALNAETEDFERNREEEVMEHALEKIEVPVSSAQVEQQQPEGVMAAVVDVSNTEIESEPSISGFIIREDYPEDEETQPMTEEEILQARQEIEEIKKLLADVSSGVVHHSASEVPTGSSNIVTELAYAMAEDAASAAAASKGSSPDMDEYEVIQTARPTESSEASHEIDSSVPTSAVKTTTSTNSDS; from the exons ATGGCGCCGGAGTTCTCGAAAGGCAAAACGCTAGTGGTTTTGGCCATTGTGATCGGCTGTTTCGCCATCCTTTGGCCAAAAATCTTCTACCCCATGTTCCAGGGTCCTGTGGCACCGACAACTATAGAGCAGCAACCTCCTATAATCAAAGAGCGTGATCCGTCAG GTGCTCTATGCTGCGGTGTGGTGTTTGAGAGCGATGCCAGCTCGGCGGCCTTCCTGAACGAGTTGTGCAGCCAGGTGTTGAAGAAACGGGAAGGCATTCCGCCAGAACGGTCGCTCTCCCTCTGCCATCACGAACTGATGAACAAATGTGGGATCGACTTGGAAGATGTTGTCAAATCGGACGTGGACGGCGCCGTAGTCGATCGTCGGCTGAGCAGCAAATTCCACGGCCGTGTCCGCGCCCAGAACCTCACCAGCTGTCTGGAAATCAACTTCGGCATCGACGAGAACCTAGTCAGGGCTAAGAAGAGCTACCACAGACCTTCTGATGTTTTATATCCAC GACATATGCGACCGGAGCGACCCCCGCATTTGCATCCGGACATGATGCATCCGGCACTCCGCGAAAAAGGACGCGTCATACCACCCACCCGTACCATCGCGAAAGAGGCCAAG CCCGGCCCTATGCCCGGAATGCGTCCACCCATGGGCGGAGCCCCTCATATCGTCTCACCTTCCTCCCCAGGATCTGGTGGTATGGGCATTTTAATGCCAATTTACACAGTTGGCATCAtcgttttcttcctttatACAATGATGAAG ATCATGTTCAAGAAGCCAGTGACCGAGGATGAAAGCGAACCTCGCATCAAAGACTTCCACATGGATGGGGAGCACCGAAAGTTCCTCTTTTCCGAGGAGTACTGCTCCGGAGTGTCTGGCCCCGTTTCAGAGATGACTGTCAAAGAATACGCAATCCTGCAGGAGCAGCAGAGACAATTACTGCTTCAACAGCAGAGAAGGAGTCGATCGAAAACACCAGAACTCTTCGCCAGAAAAGATg AAGAATTAAAGACGATTCCGGAAGACGTTTGTAGAAAAACGGAGGTGGCTTCCGAAGAGAGCATTTGTAAGACAGAGCCTGCTCAAGTGGAAGAAGAGTCTGAGATGGAAGAAGTCGTAGAGGAGGTCATAATCCCACGCAGCCCCAAAATGGATACCGCCGGAAAACCTATTG GTCAATGGTACCTGCCTCCTGGATTTGATGGCACCGGTCCCGCTGGAAGCGAATCCGCCGACGAGAACGAGACGGGTTCCGACATCGACCTCAACGACGCCGACGAACGTTCACTACGCCTGGCTTTTGCCGCACTCAAAGCCCAGA aagaagaagaggtggaCCAACTGCGTCGTCGGCTGGAAGAGACTGAACGGGCGATGGAGCGTATCTGCCGGCAGATGGGTGACGTCACCGATAAACTCTCCACATCCGCCGTAGCCGATTTGCTCACCCCGCAACTGTCGTCTGATAAG ACTAATGAAGAACTTGCGGATGAAACCAGTCAAGAATGCAAACCTTGCCAACCGGAAGAAGCTGTTGAGGAGTTGAAGTCGGAGTGTGCCCAGCAGGAAGAAGAGCCAAAGGAGTTACCAGTCATTATCTCAGTCGTTCAGAGTTCAGAGGAGAAGCAGGATCCGGTTGAAGAAGTTTTTACCGAAACGTCGGCAGCTGAAAGTGAATCTTTCCTTCGTTCTTTTGTACGAAGATTGCCATCCGAGAGGCAGCCAAGCGAGATATTCGAGGAGGAAGCTGTGATAGAAGAAAGTTTACCTGCAACAACTTCTGAAGTAGAATCTCCCGTTGCGATTGAGGAAACAGCGATCGAGGAGAAGCTGACATCTGAAATTGAATTCGCCCAGGAAAAACCTTGCACACAAGAGGAAGAAGTTACCAAGTCTGAAATCGAATCGGAACCGGCGCCGGAAATTGAAAGTGTACAAGAACAATCTGCcgttcaagaagaagaaataagcgAGCCTTGTACCGAAGAGCTACTGAAATCGGAACCTGTTCAAGAACTTGTTAAATCACAAGATGGAGAAAGCAGCTTgcaagaaaatgtcaaattggAACCCGAGGTTGAATCTGTTGAAGAAGCCGTGCAAGAGGAAGAATGTCAATTGCCAGTCGAGGAAACTGttcaagaaaaagtttcagcCGAAGTCGAGTCTGCGCCGGAGAAATCAGTAACGCAAGAGGAAGAATCAAGCCAACTAGAAGAATCGGAACCTGTATATGAGCCGATCAGttcaaaagaggaagaaagcAGGGAAACAGTGGAGGAAATAACAGAAACTCCAGCTGTTCAAGAACCGGTAAACGAAGAGGAGTGTCGGTACAAAGTTGAAGAAACGGTTGAAGAGGTACCAAAATCACAGGTCGAATCTGTTTCGGAACCGGCCAAAGAGGAAGAAAGCGTGTCCAAGATTGAAGAAACAGCCGGGGAGGAGCAATCTACGCGAGAAGGTGAATGCATTCAGGAAGAATCAACCAGTACAGACGAAACCATCTTTGAATCATCTGAAACTGTTCaagtacaagaagaagaaattcagtCCCCAGTTGAGGAAGCAGTCCAAGAAGAAACAGCAAATGAAGTTCAGTCTTCAGTTGTCCAAGACGAAGAAATTAGCGAACCTTGTGTAGAAGAATCATTTGCATCTGAGTTGGAACCTGTCCAAGAACTTGGCAGGCCAGAAGAAACCATCTTGGAATCACCGGAAGCTGTTCAAgtgcaggaagaagaaagccaGTTGCCAGTTGAGGAAGAAGTTCAGGAAGCGACTGCATCTAAAGTCGAGTCTTCATCGGAACAATTGGTtgcgcaagaagaagaa ataagccaacctattgaagaaaaaacagagcTGGAATCTGTAGAAACCACCTTAGAAACATCCGAAGCTGTAAAAGTGCAAGAGGAAGAAATCCAGCCCCAAGTTGAGGAAGCAGTTCAAAAAGTGGTAACAACTGAAGTCGAGTCTTTACCAGAGAAATCTAttgcggaagaaaaagaaatttacgaaccagtaaaggaagaagaaatttgcgAACCagtaaaggaagaagaaatttgcgAATCAGTGAAGGAAGACGAAAGCGTTTCTCagattgaagaagaagccatCTTGGAATCACCAGAAGCTGTTAAAGTCCAAGAGGAAGAAAGTCAGTTGCAAATTGAGGAAACAGTTCAAGAATTGACAGCAACTGAAGTTGAGTCTGCACCAGAAAAATCGGTTATGCAAGAGGAGGAAATTTGCGAGCCTTGTAGCGAAGCAACACAACAACCCGAAGAAGAGTTTGTTCAAgttcaaaaggaagaatgcCAAACAGTCGAAGCCGAACCGGAAATCGAAAGTGTCGAAGAGctcatcaaagaagaagaaagttcaATCCCTGAACTGACAGCAGAGGAACCAGCCCAAGAAGACAAACAAGAAAGCCAATGCCAACCGGAGGAAACGCTTGAAGAAGTGACAGAAACTGAAGCCACCCATGAGATAACAAATTCTGAAGAGGGAGAAAGCAGCTTGATGGACGCTGAAACCATCGAAGAAATACTGGAATCCGAAATCGAATCTGGCAACGATCTAACTGTCGCAGAAGACGAGCACACTAACATCGAAGATATCACGGAAGATACTCTGGAAATTGAAACGGAAAGCGTCCCTCAAATTCCCGACGATGCAGCGGAGGAGAATCAGAACAAAGTTGAAGTCCAACAACCAGAAACACAAGTTGAATCCGTCCAGCCTAATGCAGTGATGGAGGAAATTCAACCCAAAGTAGAAGAAACCGTCATCCAAACCCCGTGCAGCAAACTGAAGCTAGAAGAATCCGGAGTAAAGAGTGCCCGTCAAGGATCTGAAGAGCGAAGAATGACTGTAAACGTGTGCGGCATGGAATTAACAGCCTGCATGGAAGACTGTGGAAAGATGCCGACTGATTTGTTGCCTAAAATGTCTGACAAATCCCACGCAGTCAAGCACGAACCCTCCGACAAGATTCCTTCCGTATTTCTGGATACCACCATACCCCATGACAGCCATCTAGTTGTGTCTGAAGCTGAATGCTCCGCCGAAGTCGTCCCTCCTGAAGATCTGGACCTCGATGAAAACGAATACGAATCAAGCCCTGTTGTTTTGTCTGGAAAAATGACGCTTTCGGTCATCGGAATGGAACTGAATGCAGAGACTCCAGAGATCCAGGAAGAGCCTCTCTATACCGTGGAAGAACCGGATGCTCCTCGCGTCCGATTTTCCGAGCCAACTGACCGAATCTTTTTGATACCAGTCGacccagaagaagaacttaTTCCCGATGACTCACATGACGAATTCCAcgcagaagaagatgacgagcAAGTGGAAAATCCAACTGTGACCTACCGGCCACCAACACCTCCACTCCAACACCTGGTTGATCCCGAAGATGCTGAATTTTTAACCTACGACCAGTTAGAAGAAGTAGGCGAGGTAGATAGCCCTACCGAGGAAACTGAACATGAATATCAAGCGGAAATCCCAGTTCCACTAACTCCGGTCCCGGAATCTTTGGCTGAACATTTAACGGAAGAAGCGGATGCTGTTTGTCCGAAAGACTCAACTGTACCCGTGGTGATACCGGCAGAAATCGACCAAACATTGATAGATGCTGTCGAGTCACAAATCATCTCgacggaagagaaggaagctTTGACTGAAAGCAAGAATCAAGTTACAGATGTCGCTGCTGATTATGTTGACAAAATTGAAGTGATTCCAGCCGTTGATGAACACGCCAGCATAGGCCAAATGGTACAACAGATTCGAGTGGCATTGGAAGAATCTGCATCTAAAATTGCggaaggatttttaaaaacagaagaCAGCAAACTGGATGCAGAGGAAGAAACAGCTGCGCGACCAGAGGTTATTAGCCTTGAAGTTGatcaagaaattgaagaacGTGCCGATTCAACCAAAGTTCCTGAACAGAGTCGATCAGTGCAGAACGCCCTGGATGAAATGGTGGACTCTATTATTACAGAATCCATAGTGGATTCCGTTGCCGAGTCTCTTCGCCGAGATGGAGGTTGTGATACGTTGATTGAAGATGCCACAGCTAGTTTGGAACGACCAGAACAAGTGTCTGATTTGGCTTTGAATGCAGAAACAGAAGATTTCGAGAGAAACCGCGAAGAGGAAGTAATGGAACACGCACTGGAGAAAATCGAGGTACCTGTTTCATCCGCACAagtggaacaacaacaaccagaggGAGTGATGGCAGCAGTTGTCGATGTATCTAATACAGAAATCGAATCTGAACCGTCGATTAGCGGTTTTATCATTCGCGAAGATTACCCGGAGGACGAAGAAACACAGCCGATGACGGAGGAGGAGATCCTTCAGGCTCGGCAGGAGAttgaagaaatcaagaaactATTGGCTGATGTTTCCTCGGGAGTGGTTCACCATTCGGCATCCGAAGTGCCAACGGGATCTTCAAACATCGTCACAGAGTTGGCTTAT GCAATGGCTGAAGACGCTGCCTCAGCAGCTGCCGCCAGCAAAGGATCATCACCTGACATGGATGAGTATGAAGTGATTCAGACCGCCCGACCAACAGAGTCTTCTGAGGCCTCACACGAAATAGACTCCAGCGTACCAACATCGGCAGTAAAAACCACCACTTCCACCAACAGCGACAGCtag
- the LOC124190531 gene encoding titin-like isoform X5: protein MAPEFSKGKTLVVLAIVIGCFAILWPKIFYPMFQGPVAPTTIEQQPPIIKERDPSGHMRPERPPHLHPDMMHPALREKGRVIPPTRTIAKEAKPGPMPGMRPPMGGAPHIVSPSSPGSGGMGILMPIYTVGIIVFFLYTMMKIMFKKPVTEDESEPRIKDFHMDGEHRKFLFSEEYCSGVSGPVSEMTVKEYAILQEQQRQLLLQQQRRSRSKTPELFARKDEELKTIPEDVCRKTEVASEESICKTEPAQVEEESEMEEVVEEVIIPRSPKMDTAGKPIEEEEVDQLRRRLEETERAMERICRQMGDVTDKLSTSAVADLLTPQLSSDKTNEELADETSQECKPCQPEEAVEELKSECAQQEEEPKELPVIISVVQSSEEKQDPVEEVFTETSAAESESFLRSFVRRLPSERQPSEIFEEEAVIEESLPATTSEVESPVAIEETAIEEKLTSEIEFAQEKPCTQEEEVTKSEIESEPAPEIESVQEQSAVQEEEISEPCTEELLKSEPVQELVKSQDGESSLQENVKLEPEVESVEEAVQEEECQLPVEETVQEKVSAEVESAPEKSVTQEEESSQLEESEPVYEPISSKEEESRETVEEITETPAVQEPVNEEECRYKVEETVEEVPKSQVESVSEPAKEEESVSKIEETAGEEQSTREGECIQEESTSTDETIFESSETVQVQEEEIQSPVEEAVQEETANEVQSSVVQDEEISEPCVEESFASELEPVQELGRPEETILESPEAVQVQEEESQLPVEEEVQEATASKVESSSEQLVAQEEEICEPCTEIQEEEISQPIEEKTELESVETTLETSEAVKVQEEEIQPQVEEAVQKVVTTEVESLPEKSIAEEKEIYEPVKEEEICEPVKEEEICESVKEDESVSQIEEEAILESPEAVKVQEEESQLQIEETVQELTATEVESAPEKSVMQEEEICEPCSEATQQPEEEFVQVQKEECQTVEAEPEIESVEELIKEEESSIPELTAEEPAQEDKQESQCQPEETLEEVTETEATHEITNSEEGESSLMDAETIEEILESEIESGNDLTVAEDEHTNIEDITEDTLEIETESVPQIPDDAAEENQNKVEVQQPETQVESVQPNAVMEEIQPKVEETVIQTPCSKLKLEESGVKSARQGSEERRMTVNVCGMELTACMEDCGKMPTDLLPKMSDKSHAVKHEPSDKIPSVFLDTTIPHDSHLVVSEAECSAEVVPPEDLDLDENEYESSPVVLSGKMTLSVIGMELNAETPEIQEEPLYTVEEPDAPRVRFSEPTDRIFLIPVDPEEELIPDDSHDEFHAEEDDEQVENPTVTYRPPTPPLQHLVDPEDAEFLTYDQLEEVGEVDSPTEETEHEYQAEIPVPLTPVPESLAEHLTEEADAVCPKDSTVPVVIPAEIDQTLIDAVESQIISTEEKEALTESKNQVTDVAADYVDKIEVIPAVDEHASIGQMVQQIRVALEESASKIAEGFLKTEDSKLDAEEETAARPEVISLEVDQEIEERADSTKVPEQSRSVQNALDEMVDSIITESIVDSVAESLRRDGGCDTLIEDATASLERPEQVSDLALNAETEDFERNREEEVMEHALEKIEVPVSSAQVEQQQPEGVMAAVVDVSNTEIESEPSISGFIIREDYPEDEETQPMTEEEILQARQEIEEIKKLLADVSSGVVHHSASEVPTGSSNIVTELAYAMAEDAASAAAASKGSSPDMDEYEVIQTARPTESSEASHEIDSSVPTSAVKTTTSTNSDS from the exons ATGGCGCCGGAGTTCTCGAAAGGCAAAACGCTAGTGGTTTTGGCCATTGTGATCGGCTGTTTCGCCATCCTTTGGCCAAAAATCTTCTACCCCATGTTCCAGGGTCCTGTGGCACCGACAACTATAGAGCAGCAACCTCCTATAATCAAAGAGCGTGATCCGTCAG GACATATGCGACCGGAGCGACCCCCGCATTTGCATCCGGACATGATGCATCCGGCACTCCGCGAAAAAGGACGCGTCATACCACCCACCCGTACCATCGCGAAAGAGGCCAAG CCCGGCCCTATGCCCGGAATGCGTCCACCCATGGGCGGAGCCCCTCATATCGTCTCACCTTCCTCCCCAGGATCTGGTGGTATGGGCATTTTAATGCCAATTTACACAGTTGGCATCAtcgttttcttcctttatACAATGATGAAG ATCATGTTCAAGAAGCCAGTGACCGAGGATGAAAGCGAACCTCGCATCAAAGACTTCCACATGGATGGGGAGCACCGAAAGTTCCTCTTTTCCGAGGAGTACTGCTCCGGAGTGTCTGGCCCCGTTTCAGAGATGACTGTCAAAGAATACGCAATCCTGCAGGAGCAGCAGAGACAATTACTGCTTCAACAGCAGAGAAGGAGTCGATCGAAAACACCAGAACTCTTCGCCAGAAAAGATg AAGAATTAAAGACGATTCCGGAAGACGTTTGTAGAAAAACGGAGGTGGCTTCCGAAGAGAGCATTTGTAAGACAGAGCCTGCTCAAGTGGAAGAAGAGTCTGAGATGGAAGAAGTCGTAGAGGAGGTCATAATCCCACGCAGCCCCAAAATGGATACCGCCGGAAAACCTATTG aagaagaagaggtggaCCAACTGCGTCGTCGGCTGGAAGAGACTGAACGGGCGATGGAGCGTATCTGCCGGCAGATGGGTGACGTCACCGATAAACTCTCCACATCCGCCGTAGCCGATTTGCTCACCCCGCAACTGTCGTCTGATAAG ACTAATGAAGAACTTGCGGATGAAACCAGTCAAGAATGCAAACCTTGCCAACCGGAAGAAGCTGTTGAGGAGTTGAAGTCGGAGTGTGCCCAGCAGGAAGAAGAGCCAAAGGAGTTACCAGTCATTATCTCAGTCGTTCAGAGTTCAGAGGAGAAGCAGGATCCGGTTGAAGAAGTTTTTACCGAAACGTCGGCAGCTGAAAGTGAATCTTTCCTTCGTTCTTTTGTACGAAGATTGCCATCCGAGAGGCAGCCAAGCGAGATATTCGAGGAGGAAGCTGTGATAGAAGAAAGTTTACCTGCAACAACTTCTGAAGTAGAATCTCCCGTTGCGATTGAGGAAACAGCGATCGAGGAGAAGCTGACATCTGAAATTGAATTCGCCCAGGAAAAACCTTGCACACAAGAGGAAGAAGTTACCAAGTCTGAAATCGAATCGGAACCGGCGCCGGAAATTGAAAGTGTACAAGAACAATCTGCcgttcaagaagaagaaataagcgAGCCTTGTACCGAAGAGCTACTGAAATCGGAACCTGTTCAAGAACTTGTTAAATCACAAGATGGAGAAAGCAGCTTgcaagaaaatgtcaaattggAACCCGAGGTTGAATCTGTTGAAGAAGCCGTGCAAGAGGAAGAATGTCAATTGCCAGTCGAGGAAACTGttcaagaaaaagtttcagcCGAAGTCGAGTCTGCGCCGGAGAAATCAGTAACGCAAGAGGAAGAATCAAGCCAACTAGAAGAATCGGAACCTGTATATGAGCCGATCAGttcaaaagaggaagaaagcAGGGAAACAGTGGAGGAAATAACAGAAACTCCAGCTGTTCAAGAACCGGTAAACGAAGAGGAGTGTCGGTACAAAGTTGAAGAAACGGTTGAAGAGGTACCAAAATCACAGGTCGAATCTGTTTCGGAACCGGCCAAAGAGGAAGAAAGCGTGTCCAAGATTGAAGAAACAGCCGGGGAGGAGCAATCTACGCGAGAAGGTGAATGCATTCAGGAAGAATCAACCAGTACAGACGAAACCATCTTTGAATCATCTGAAACTGTTCaagtacaagaagaagaaattcagtCCCCAGTTGAGGAAGCAGTCCAAGAAGAAACAGCAAATGAAGTTCAGTCTTCAGTTGTCCAAGACGAAGAAATTAGCGAACCTTGTGTAGAAGAATCATTTGCATCTGAGTTGGAACCTGTCCAAGAACTTGGCAGGCCAGAAGAAACCATCTTGGAATCACCGGAAGCTGTTCAAgtgcaggaagaagaaagccaGTTGCCAGTTGAGGAAGAAGTTCAGGAAGCGACTGCATCTAAAGTCGAGTCTTCATCGGAACAATTGGTtgcgcaagaagaagaaatttgcgAACCTTGCActgaaatacaagaagaagaaataagccaacctattgaagaaaaaacagagcTGGAATCTGTAGAAACCACCTTAGAAACATCCGAAGCTGTAAAAGTGCAAGAGGAAGAAATCCAGCCCCAAGTTGAGGAAGCAGTTCAAAAAGTGGTAACAACTGAAGTCGAGTCTTTACCAGAGAAATCTAttgcggaagaaaaagaaatttacgaaccagtaaaggaagaagaaatttgcgAACCagtaaaggaagaagaaatttgcgAATCAGTGAAGGAAGACGAAAGCGTTTCTCagattgaagaagaagccatCTTGGAATCACCAGAAGCTGTTAAAGTCCAAGAGGAAGAAAGTCAGTTGCAAATTGAGGAAACAGTTCAAGAATTGACAGCAACTGAAGTTGAGTCTGCACCAGAAAAATCGGTTATGCAAGAGGAGGAAATTTGCGAGCCTTGTAGCGAAGCAACACAACAACCCGAAGAAGAGTTTGTTCAAgttcaaaaggaagaatgcCAAACAGTCGAAGCCGAACCGGAAATCGAAAGTGTCGAAGAGctcatcaaagaagaagaaagttcaATCCCTGAACTGACAGCAGAGGAACCAGCCCAAGAAGACAAACAAGAAAGCCAATGCCAACCGGAGGAAACGCTTGAAGAAGTGACAGAAACTGAAGCCACCCATGAGATAACAAATTCTGAAGAGGGAGAAAGCAGCTTGATGGACGCTGAAACCATCGAAGAAATACTGGAATCCGAAATCGAATCTGGCAACGATCTAACTGTCGCAGAAGACGAGCACACTAACATCGAAGATATCACGGAAGATACTCTGGAAATTGAAACGGAAAGCGTCCCTCAAATTCCCGACGATGCAGCGGAGGAGAATCAGAACAAAGTTGAAGTCCAACAACCAGAAACACAAGTTGAATCCGTCCAGCCTAATGCAGTGATGGAGGAAATTCAACCCAAAGTAGAAGAAACCGTCATCCAAACCCCGTGCAGCAAACTGAAGCTAGAAGAATCCGGAGTAAAGAGTGCCCGTCAAGGATCTGAAGAGCGAAGAATGACTGTAAACGTGTGCGGCATGGAATTAACAGCCTGCATGGAAGACTGTGGAAAGATGCCGACTGATTTGTTGCCTAAAATGTCTGACAAATCCCACGCAGTCAAGCACGAACCCTCCGACAAGATTCCTTCCGTATTTCTGGATACCACCATACCCCATGACAGCCATCTAGTTGTGTCTGAAGCTGAATGCTCCGCCGAAGTCGTCCCTCCTGAAGATCTGGACCTCGATGAAAACGAATACGAATCAAGCCCTGTTGTTTTGTCTGGAAAAATGACGCTTTCGGTCATCGGAATGGAACTGAATGCAGAGACTCCAGAGATCCAGGAAGAGCCTCTCTATACCGTGGAAGAACCGGATGCTCCTCGCGTCCGATTTTCCGAGCCAACTGACCGAATCTTTTTGATACCAGTCGacccagaagaagaacttaTTCCCGATGACTCACATGACGAATTCCAcgcagaagaagatgacgagcAAGTGGAAAATCCAACTGTGACCTACCGGCCACCAACACCTCCACTCCAACACCTGGTTGATCCCGAAGATGCTGAATTTTTAACCTACGACCAGTTAGAAGAAGTAGGCGAGGTAGATAGCCCTACCGAGGAAACTGAACATGAATATCAAGCGGAAATCCCAGTTCCACTAACTCCGGTCCCGGAATCTTTGGCTGAACATTTAACGGAAGAAGCGGATGCTGTTTGTCCGAAAGACTCAACTGTACCCGTGGTGATACCGGCAGAAATCGACCAAACATTGATAGATGCTGTCGAGTCACAAATCATCTCgacggaagagaaggaagctTTGACTGAAAGCAAGAATCAAGTTACAGATGTCGCTGCTGATTATGTTGACAAAATTGAAGTGATTCCAGCCGTTGATGAACACGCCAGCATAGGCCAAATGGTACAACAGATTCGAGTGGCATTGGAAGAATCTGCATCTAAAATTGCggaaggatttttaaaaacagaagaCAGCAAACTGGATGCAGAGGAAGAAACAGCTGCGCGACCAGAGGTTATTAGCCTTGAAGTTGatcaagaaattgaagaacGTGCCGATTCAACCAAAGTTCCTGAACAGAGTCGATCAGTGCAGAACGCCCTGGATGAAATGGTGGACTCTATTATTACAGAATCCATAGTGGATTCCGTTGCCGAGTCTCTTCGCCGAGATGGAGGTTGTGATACGTTGATTGAAGATGCCACAGCTAGTTTGGAACGACCAGAACAAGTGTCTGATTTGGCTTTGAATGCAGAAACAGAAGATTTCGAGAGAAACCGCGAAGAGGAAGTAATGGAACACGCACTGGAGAAAATCGAGGTACCTGTTTCATCCGCACAagtggaacaacaacaaccagaggGAGTGATGGCAGCAGTTGTCGATGTATCTAATACAGAAATCGAATCTGAACCGTCGATTAGCGGTTTTATCATTCGCGAAGATTACCCGGAGGACGAAGAAACACAGCCGATGACGGAGGAGGAGATCCTTCAGGCTCGGCAGGAGAttgaagaaatcaagaaactATTGGCTGATGTTTCCTCGGGAGTGGTTCACCATTCGGCATCCGAAGTGCCAACGGGATCTTCAAACATCGTCACAGAGTTGGCTTAT GCAATGGCTGAAGACGCTGCCTCAGCAGCTGCCGCCAGCAAAGGATCATCACCTGACATGGATGAGTATGAAGTGATTCAGACCGCCCGACCAACAGAGTCTTCTGAGGCCTCACACGAAATAGACTCCAGCGTACCAACATCGGCAGTAAAAACCACCACTTCCACCAACAGCGACAGCtag